Proteins from one Gibbsiella quercinecans genomic window:
- a CDS encoding inner membrane protein YbjM: MTTYRYWAGIVSSFLLFSLVFLGQRDDVLRSMDHEHRGEIGLLLFMIPGFIASALSGRRRIRCPLIGTLCAVPLCLLVRYFRPTAYWFWQELAYATSAVFWCLSGAMLFLCIKVMLQACRQGGGNGSHLK, translated from the coding sequence ATGACGACCTATCGTTACTGGGCAGGTATAGTCAGCAGCTTCCTGTTGTTCAGCCTGGTGTTTTTGGGCCAACGGGATGATGTGCTACGCAGTATGGATCACGAGCATCGTGGCGAAATTGGCCTGCTGCTGTTTATGATCCCAGGATTTATTGCCAGCGCGCTCTCCGGCCGTCGGCGTATCCGCTGCCCGCTGATCGGCACGTTGTGTGCGGTGCCACTGTGCCTGCTCGTCCGTTATTTCAGGCCGACAGCGTATTGGTTTTGGCAGGAATTGGCTTATGCCACCAGTGCAGTATTCTGGTGCTTATCGGGTGCGATGCTGTTTTTATGTATCAAGGTGATGCTGCAGGCTTGCCGCCAGGGCGGTGGCAACGGCTCGCACTTAAAGTAA
- a CDS encoding GrxA family glutaredoxin, translating into MYAVIFGRPACPYCVRAKELAEKLANERDDFNYRYIDIHAEGITKADLEKTVGKPVETVPQIFLDEKHIGGCTDFEAYAKEHLSLYQ; encoded by the coding sequence TGGGCGCCCTGCTTGCCCTTATTGTGTCCGGGCAAAAGAGCTGGCGGAAAAACTGGCTAACGAACGTGACGATTTCAACTACCGCTATATTGATATCCATGCCGAAGGCATCACCAAGGCCGATCTGGAAAAAACCGTCGGCAAACCGGTAGAAACCGTTCCGCAAATCTTCCTGGATGAAAAACACATTGGCGGCTGCACCGATTTTGAAGCCTATGCCAAAGAACACCTGAGCCTGTACCAGTAA